One Micromonospora sp. WMMD812 genomic window carries:
- a CDS encoding 4-hydroxybenzoate 3-monooxygenase, with translation MRTQVGIVGAGPAGLMLSHLLHLHGIESVVVESRSRAYVEQRVRAGVLEQGSVDLLCRTGVGERLQREGMRHEGIELRFDGESHRVPMTELTGRAITVYGQQEVVKDLIATRLAAGGSILFETEAVRLADLDSAPVIHLRRDGRDEELHCDFVVGCDGYHGVSRGAVPEGVLRTFERTYPFAWLGILAAAPPAVDELIYANHDRGFALYSLRSPEISRLYLQVAPDEDIADWPDERIWAELRARLETVPGWSLNEGPILEKGVTPMRSFVVEPMRWQRLFLAGDAVHIVPPTGAKGMNLALADVALLGEAFAAWYGEGRTDLLDGYSETALRRVWRAQHFSWWMTSMLHRLATDDPYEARLQSSTLRYVASSRAYATSLAENYVGLPWRDLGGRLDDDAALPPATVPGR, from the coding sequence ATGCGTACCCAGGTCGGCATCGTCGGAGCGGGACCGGCCGGGCTCATGCTGTCGCACCTGCTGCACCTGCACGGCATCGAGTCGGTGGTGGTCGAGAGCCGCAGCCGGGCGTACGTCGAGCAGCGGGTCCGGGCCGGGGTGCTGGAACAGGGGTCGGTGGACCTGCTGTGCCGCACCGGGGTCGGCGAGCGGCTCCAGCGGGAGGGGATGCGGCACGAGGGCATCGAGCTGCGCTTCGACGGGGAGTCGCACCGGGTGCCGATGACGGAGCTGACCGGCCGGGCGATCACCGTCTACGGGCAGCAGGAGGTGGTCAAGGACCTCATCGCCACCCGCCTCGCGGCCGGCGGCTCGATCCTCTTCGAGACCGAGGCGGTGCGCCTGGCGGACCTCGACTCCGCCCCGGTGATCCACCTCCGCCGGGACGGCCGCGACGAGGAGCTGCACTGCGACTTCGTGGTCGGCTGCGACGGCTACCACGGGGTGAGCCGGGGCGCCGTACCCGAGGGGGTGCTGCGGACGTTCGAGCGGACATACCCGTTCGCCTGGCTCGGCATCCTGGCCGCCGCACCCCCGGCGGTGGACGAGCTGATCTACGCCAACCACGATCGGGGCTTCGCCCTCTACAGCCTGCGCTCGCCGGAGATCTCCCGGCTCTACCTCCAGGTCGCGCCGGACGAGGACATCGCCGACTGGCCGGACGAGCGGATCTGGGCGGAGCTGCGCGCCCGGCTGGAGACGGTGCCGGGCTGGTCGCTCAACGAGGGGCCGATCCTGGAGAAGGGCGTCACCCCGATGCGCAGCTTCGTGGTCGAGCCGATGCGGTGGCAGCGACTGTTCCTGGCCGGCGACGCCGTGCACATCGTCCCGCCCACCGGCGCGAAGGGCATGAACCTCGCGCTGGCCGACGTGGCGCTGCTCGGTGAGGCGTTCGCCGCCTGGTACGGCGAGGGACGCACGGACCTGCTGGACGGCTACTCGGAGACCGCCCTACGCCGGGTGTGGCGGGCGCAGCACTTCTCCTGGTGGATGACCTCGATGCTGCACCGGCTGGCCACCGACGACCCGTACGAGGCCCGGCTGCAGTCCTCGACGCTGCGGTACGTGGCCAGCTCCCGCGCGTACGCCACGAGCCTGGCCGAGAACTACGTCGGCCTGCCCTGGCGTGACCTCGGGGGCCGGCTGGACGACGACGCGGCGCTTCCTCCGGCGACGGTCCCCGGCCGGTGA
- a CDS encoding MFS transporter — translation MTDDPSRTGGRTVPARAAGPVTLLGVLLLALNLRAAIAALAPLLPDVRADLHLGSGAAGLLTTLPVLCFGLLSPFAALLGRRIGVETALLAAMLGILAGSVLRATPGLWWVVAGTVVIGAGITVGNVLVPSVVKQDFPDRQGPVTALTTAALTGGAAVAAAVAAPLAHTGLGWRGALLLGGGLAAVAALAWLPQLRRRHVAPVLAVGRTSVLRSPVTWALAAFMGMQSLTYYALLAWLPTIVRDAGVSAAGAGWALGLFNLLGIATAVAAPALASRLRSQRGFGVLVAATWGAGLLGLLVAPSLYLLWATVTGLAQGAGIGLALALLVLRAGTPQGARDLSGTVQSVGYLVGSTGPLLVGVLRDRTGGWGLPLGALCVAAVVMATAALWAGRDRPV, via the coding sequence GTGACGGACGATCCGTCGCGGACCGGTGGGCGCACCGTCCCGGCGCGCGCGGCCGGGCCGGTCACGCTGCTCGGCGTGCTCCTGCTGGCGCTCAACCTGCGCGCCGCCATCGCCGCGCTCGCGCCGCTGCTGCCGGACGTCCGGGCCGACCTGCACCTGGGCAGCGGAGCCGCCGGGCTGCTGACCACGCTGCCGGTGCTCTGCTTCGGGCTGCTGTCGCCGTTCGCCGCGCTGCTCGGCCGGCGGATCGGCGTCGAGACGGCCCTGCTGGCCGCGATGCTCGGCATCCTCGCCGGCAGTGTGCTGCGCGCGACGCCAGGACTCTGGTGGGTGGTCGCCGGCACGGTGGTCATCGGCGCCGGGATCACGGTCGGCAACGTGCTGGTGCCCAGCGTGGTCAAGCAGGACTTCCCCGACCGGCAGGGCCCGGTGACCGCGTTGACGACGGCGGCGTTGACCGGCGGGGCGGCCGTCGCGGCCGCGGTCGCCGCCCCGCTGGCGCACACCGGGCTGGGCTGGCGGGGCGCCCTGCTGCTGGGGGGCGGGCTGGCCGCGGTCGCCGCCCTCGCCTGGCTACCTCAGCTGCGGCGCCGGCACGTGGCCCCGGTGCTGGCCGTGGGCCGCACCTCGGTGCTCCGCTCCCCGGTCACCTGGGCGCTGGCCGCCTTCATGGGCATGCAGTCGTTGACCTACTACGCCCTGCTCGCCTGGTTGCCGACCATCGTCCGGGACGCGGGCGTGTCGGCGGCCGGCGCCGGCTGGGCGCTCGGGCTGTTCAACCTGCTCGGTATCGCCACCGCGGTGGCCGCGCCCGCCCTGGCCTCACGACTGCGCAGCCAGCGCGGGTTCGGTGTGCTGGTGGCCGCCACCTGGGGCGCGGGTCTGCTCGGGCTGCTGGTGGCGCCGTCGCTGTACCTGCTCTGGGCGACCGTCACCGGCCTGGCGCAAGGTGCGGGCATCGGGCTCGCGCTGGCCCTGTTGGTGCTGCGCGCGGGGACTCCGCAGGGCGCCCGCGACCTGTCCGGCACGGTGCAGTCGGTCGGTTACCTGGTCGGGTCCACCGGTCCGCTGCTCGTCGGCGTGCTCCGCGACCGGACCGGCGGGTGGGGCCTGCCGCTCGGCGCGCTCTGCGTCGCGGCGGTGGTGATGGCGACGGCGGCGCTGTGGGCGGGACGCGACCGGCCGGTCTGA
- a CDS encoding IclR family transcriptional regulator, whose translation MAGGIRAPGTSVTARVLAILGAFDVAHPALTLSDLARRAGLPLATAHRLVGELVAWRALTREPDGAYRIGVRLWEAGLLSPLHTRLREVALPFLQDLHTAVRENVHLAVRDGDEALYVEKVTGHRAVPIISRVGGRLPLHATGVGKALLAFAPPEVVAAHLRRPLARCTPYTVTEPGRLARELAAVRARGWARTSEEMTLGSCSVAVPVLGADATAVASIGVVGHSLGAAPERLAPALRAAAEQVAARLAATADDPYPTLQHAIAPRRRTDRPAASA comes from the coding sequence GTGGCGGGCGGAATCCGGGCCCCGGGCACGTCGGTGACTGCCCGGGTGCTCGCCATCCTCGGCGCGTTCGACGTGGCCCATCCGGCCCTCACCCTCAGCGACCTCGCCCGGCGCGCCGGGCTGCCGCTGGCCACCGCCCATCGCCTGGTCGGCGAGCTGGTCGCGTGGCGCGCCCTGACCCGCGAGCCCGACGGCGCCTACCGCATCGGCGTACGGCTGTGGGAGGCCGGACTGCTGTCGCCACTGCACACCCGGCTGCGTGAGGTGGCGCTGCCGTTCCTCCAGGACCTGCACACGGCCGTACGGGAGAACGTGCACCTGGCGGTCCGCGACGGCGACGAGGCGCTCTACGTGGAGAAGGTGACCGGGCACCGGGCGGTGCCGATCATCTCCCGGGTCGGAGGCCGCCTGCCGCTGCACGCCACCGGTGTCGGCAAGGCGCTGCTCGCCTTCGCCCCGCCCGAGGTCGTGGCGGCCCACCTGCGCCGGCCGCTGGCCCGGTGCACGCCGTACACGGTCACCGAGCCCGGCCGCCTGGCCCGGGAGCTGGCCGCCGTCCGCGCGCGGGGCTGGGCCCGGACCAGCGAGGAGATGACCCTCGGCTCCTGCTCGGTGGCCGTGCCGGTGCTCGGCGCGGACGCCACGGCGGTGGCGTCGATCGGTGTCGTCGGGCACAGCCTCGGCGCGGCGCCGGAGCGGTTGGCGCCCGCCCTGCGGGCGGCGGCCGAGCAGGTGGCCGCCCGGCTGGCCGCCACCGCGGACGACCCGTACCCGACGTTGCAGCACGCCATCGCGCCGCGGCGCCGGACGGACCGCCCGGCGGCCAGCGCATGA
- a CDS encoding benzaldehyde dehydrogenase: protein MTLLDAGTWHGTLYSDGWVEATGGTAAVRSPATRDEIGVVGVANADDVARACARAAEAQQAWAAASYLERAAVLRRAGQLWERHAAEVGDWLVREAGSIPPKAGVETDTAAQECYEAAALASRPLGEIIPSAQPRLSLVRRVPVGVVGVIAPFNFPLILAIRSVAPALALGNAVVLKPDVRTAVSGGLTIARIFEEAGLPEGLLHVLPGGVETGEALVADPHVRVVSFTGSTAAGRRVGEAAARHLKRAHLELGGNSALVVLDDADLDLAVSAGAWGSFLHQGQICMTTGRHLVHERLADRYVAALAEKADHLPVGDPAKEQVALGPIIDEGQRDKIHTLVTASVDAGARLAAGGRYDGLFYRPTVLADVTPTTPAYAQEVFGPVAPVITFADPDEAVALARDTEYGLSLGILSRDVMKAMALADRIPSGIVHINDQTVGDEAVAPFGGVAASGTGSRFGGAAANVEAFTETRWITVQGDVTRYPF, encoded by the coding sequence ATGACTCTGCTCGACGCCGGCACCTGGCACGGCACCCTCTACAGCGACGGCTGGGTGGAGGCGACCGGCGGGACGGCAGCGGTGCGCTCCCCCGCCACCCGCGACGAGATCGGCGTGGTCGGCGTGGCGAACGCCGACGACGTGGCGCGCGCCTGCGCCCGGGCCGCCGAGGCGCAGCAGGCGTGGGCAGCGGCCAGCTACCTGGAACGCGCCGCGGTGCTGCGCCGGGCCGGGCAACTCTGGGAGCGGCACGCCGCCGAGGTGGGTGACTGGCTCGTGCGCGAGGCCGGATCGATCCCGCCCAAGGCCGGGGTGGAGACCGACACCGCCGCGCAGGAGTGCTACGAGGCCGCGGCGCTCGCCTCCCGCCCGCTCGGCGAGATCATCCCGAGCGCGCAGCCCCGGTTGAGCCTCGTGCGCCGGGTGCCGGTCGGCGTGGTCGGCGTCATCGCCCCGTTCAACTTCCCGCTCATCCTGGCGATCCGCTCGGTCGCGCCCGCGCTGGCCCTGGGCAACGCGGTGGTGCTGAAGCCGGACGTGCGCACCGCCGTCTCCGGCGGCCTGACCATCGCCCGGATCTTCGAGGAGGCGGGGCTGCCCGAGGGGCTGCTGCACGTGCTGCCCGGCGGGGTGGAGACCGGGGAGGCGCTGGTCGCCGACCCGCACGTCCGGGTGGTCAGCTTCACCGGCTCGACCGCGGCCGGGCGCCGGGTCGGCGAGGCCGCCGCCCGCCACCTCAAGCGGGCGCACCTGGAACTCGGCGGCAACTCGGCGCTCGTCGTACTCGACGACGCCGACCTGGACCTCGCGGTCTCCGCCGGCGCCTGGGGTTCGTTCCTGCACCAGGGGCAGATCTGCATGACCACCGGCCGGCACCTGGTCCACGAGCGCCTGGCCGACCGGTACGTCGCCGCGCTGGCCGAGAAGGCCGACCACCTGCCCGTCGGCGACCCGGCCAAGGAGCAGGTGGCGCTCGGGCCGATCATCGACGAGGGACAGCGTGACAAGATCCACACGCTGGTCACGGCCAGTGTGGACGCCGGCGCGCGGCTGGCCGCCGGTGGCCGTTACGACGGCCTGTTCTACCGCCCGACCGTGCTCGCCGACGTCACCCCCACCACCCCGGCGTACGCGCAGGAGGTGTTCGGCCCGGTCGCCCCGGTGATCACCTTCGCCGATCCGGACGAGGCCGTGGCACTGGCCCGGGACACCGAGTACGGGCTGTCCCTGGGCATCCTCAGCCGCGACGTGATGAAGGCGATGGCCCTGGCCGACCGGATCCCGAGCGGCATCGTGCACATCAACGACCAGACCGTCGGCGACGAGGCGGTGGCGCCGTTCGGCGGGGTGGCCGCCTCGGGCACCGGGTCGCGCTTCGGCGGCGCGGCGGCGAACGTGGAGGCGTTCACCGAGACGCGGTGGATCACCGTGCAGGGCGACGTCACCCGGTACCCGTTCTGA
- a CDS encoding thiamine pyrophosphate-binding protein — translation MTTVREATLDVLRRYGMQRIFANPGSTEVAFLADLPDDLEFVLALHEGSVVGMATGHAIATGRPAFVNLHTTAGLGNAVGALATARVNRAPLVVVVGQQDRRHLALEPFLAGQLDGLAGPYPVWVNQPALAQDVPPAIRRAWHESVQHRGPALVVVPMDDWSAPVDPALGLAAPATVLRAEPAVGPAAGEVARLLDRSANPVVVVGAGADDRRAWDALVSLVDRLGAPVWQEAFGARAGFPQDHPRFAGHLPAGRSRLRAALAAHDLALVVGTGAFRQYPYEPGPLVPDGLAVAVVSGDPDELHHSRADLAVLADPAAFCAAVAGQVTPRRVPAPAPRAETVEPPAAGEPMRAAHVFAALAERLPRDVVLVEETPSSRPELHRLLPAREPRGFISAAMGGLGFALPAAAGLRMGDPTRPVVAVLGDGSSLYGIQGLWSAARYGCGALFVVLSNGRYAVMDRLADKAGGKAPWPAFEDVSVHGLAHALGCPARRVGGHAELLAVLDEVVPTLARRTEPLLLDVPVRVDTHFEP, via the coding sequence ATGACGACGGTGCGCGAGGCCACCCTCGACGTCCTGCGCCGGTACGGGATGCAGCGCATCTTCGCCAATCCCGGCTCGACGGAGGTCGCGTTCCTCGCGGACCTGCCCGACGACCTGGAGTTCGTCCTCGCCCTGCACGAGGGCTCGGTGGTCGGGATGGCCACCGGGCACGCCATCGCGACCGGCCGACCGGCGTTCGTGAACCTGCACACCACGGCCGGGCTCGGCAACGCCGTCGGGGCACTGGCCACCGCCCGGGTCAACCGGGCGCCACTGGTGGTGGTGGTCGGCCAGCAGGACCGCCGGCACCTGGCGCTGGAGCCGTTCCTCGCCGGGCAGCTGGACGGGCTGGCCGGGCCGTACCCGGTCTGGGTCAACCAGCCGGCCCTCGCCCAGGACGTGCCGCCGGCGATCCGGCGGGCGTGGCACGAGTCGGTGCAGCACCGCGGCCCGGCCCTCGTCGTCGTGCCGATGGACGACTGGTCCGCGCCGGTGGACCCGGCGCTCGGGCTGGCCGCGCCGGCGACCGTGCTGCGCGCGGAGCCGGCCGTCGGCCCGGCCGCCGGGGAGGTGGCCCGGCTGCTGGACCGCTCGGCGAACCCGGTGGTGGTCGTCGGCGCCGGCGCCGACGACCGACGTGCCTGGGACGCGCTGGTGTCGCTGGTGGACCGGCTCGGGGCACCGGTCTGGCAGGAGGCGTTCGGGGCCCGCGCCGGCTTCCCGCAGGACCACCCGCGCTTCGCCGGGCACCTGCCGGCCGGCCGGTCCCGGCTGCGTGCGGCGCTCGCGGCGCACGACCTGGCCCTCGTCGTCGGCACCGGCGCGTTCCGGCAGTACCCGTACGAGCCGGGTCCGCTGGTGCCGGACGGCCTGGCCGTCGCGGTGGTCTCCGGCGACCCGGACGAGCTGCACCACAGCCGGGCGGACCTCGCCGTGCTCGCCGACCCGGCGGCGTTCTGCGCCGCGGTGGCCGGTCAGGTGACGCCCCGGCGGGTGCCGGCGCCGGCACCGCGCGCCGAGACCGTCGAGCCGCCGGCAGCCGGCGAACCGATGCGGGCCGCGCACGTCTTCGCCGCGCTCGCCGAGCGGCTGCCCCGCGACGTCGTGCTGGTCGAGGAGACCCCGTCGTCCCGGCCGGAGCTGCACCGGCTGCTCCCCGCCCGGGAACCCCGCGGCTTCATCAGCGCGGCCATGGGCGGGCTCGGGTTCGCCCTGCCCGCGGCGGCCGGCCTGCGGATGGGCGACCCGACCCGGCCGGTCGTCGCGGTGCTCGGCGACGGCTCGTCGCTCTACGGCATCCAGGGGCTCTGGAGCGCCGCGCGGTACGGCTGCGGCGCGCTGTTCGTCGTCCTCTCCAACGGCCGGTACGCCGTCATGGACCGGCTCGCCGACAAAGCGGGCGGAAAGGCGCCCTGGCCGGCCTTCGAGGACGTCTCGGTGCACGGCCTGGCGCACGCCCTCGGCTGCCCCGCCCGCCGGGTGGGCGGCCACGCCGAACTCCTGGCCGTCCTCGACGAGGTGGTGCCGACGCTCGCCCGCCGTACCGAACCGCTCCTGCTCGACGTGCCGGTGCGCGTCGACACCCACTTCGAACCCTGA